CACCACCTCCAGCCTGTCGCCATCGCGCCGCACGGAGAACTTGGTGCCGACATCGACGATGCGCAGGTCGCCGGCGATCACCACGAAGGGGTGCTTGTCGTCGTGCACGACCTCAAAGAACGCCTCACCCTTGTCCAGCCGCACTTCACGTGTCGTCTGGTCGACGGAGGCGCGCAGACGGGTGTTGGTGTTCAACTCGATCTGCGAGCCGTCCTGCAAATGCGCGGTATAGCGGTCGCCGACGCCGGTGCTGAACTTCTGGCCCCCGGCGAAGGGCCAATCCCAGTCCACCAGCGGCACCACGGCCACCAGGGCCACCGCCGCGGCCGTCGCCATCAGGGGCGCCCAGCGGCGCCAGGGCGCGCGCGGCGTGGATGGGCGTGCCGGAACCGGGGCGGTGCCCAGCCGGTCGGCATGCCGCCAGGCGGCCTCCAGCCGCAAATAGGTGACGCGATGGCGGGTGGAGGTGGCGATCCAGGCGTCGAAGCCGGCCGTGGCCGCCGCGTCCAGGGGGCCGGCATCCTGGCGGGCCAGCCAGCGGGCCGCCTGTTCCTCGATGGGGTCATGCTCGGTCATGAGCGGC
The Azospirillaceae bacterium DNA segment above includes these coding regions:
- a CDS encoding FecR domain-containing protein, which gives rise to MTEHDPIEEQAARWLARQDAGPLDAAATAGFDAWIATSTRHRVTYLRLEAAWRHADRLGTAPVPARPSTPRAPWRRWAPLMATAAAVALVAVVPLVDWDWPFAGGQKFSTGVGDRYTAHLQDGSQIELNTNTRLRASVDQTTREVRLDKGEAFFEVVHDDKHPFVVIAGDLRIVDVGTKFSVRRDGDRLEVVVAEGAVLVEDMAHPNDVPPTLVTQLGSAVAQPKAIRKSNRSEEQVRDALGWRRGALVFTDRPLREVAAEFNRYNRKQLVVPVDGPLGDIRIGGSFEATNVDAFARLLHSGFGLKVNDDGWEIKISN